One Acyrthosiphon pisum isolate AL4f unplaced genomic scaffold, pea_aphid_22Mar2018_4r6ur Scaffold_21109;HRSCAF=23054, whole genome shotgun sequence DNA window includes the following coding sequences:
- the LOC103307726 gene encoding uncharacterized protein LOC103307726 produces MAGLQVPPIKARTQIIIRPVRRDTPLFTVETFILPRITGLIPSERVVQTEWAHVQGLDLADPRYDEPLPIDILLGADVFPYIISGDRREDTVNQPVALKTVFGWVLMGRSAPNPSNSTTSLFASIDPIDKILRKFWEIEELPTVEKTSPAEQKCEEIYRTTTTRQSDGRYIVHLPFTHDPPPIGRSYHLAHTRLIHLGSRLSKSTDHRHDYNGAMQDSLDSGHMSYVDNTEGIDNTSFYIPHHGVVKPGSTTTKLRVFYDASALSSNGKSLNDYLFMGPKLLQDLPGIILRFRLHAVVFTTDIKQMFRQIVVTPKHRPYQRLLFRFQPSDPVQTYEMSTVTFGQRSSPFLAIRTLHQLAEDEAKAYPKVQKVIYQDLYVDDVVTGADSEEEALKLQQEVIKVFERGKFELRKWSSNAPALLEAVPIGHRKTR; encoded by the coding sequence ATGGCCGGCCTACAAGTACCACCTATAAAAGCACGTACTCAAATTATCATCAGACCCGTAAGGCGTGACACGCCTCTCTTCACAGTTGAGACTTTCATACTACCTCGCATTACCGGACTCATTCCGTCGGAACGCGTCGTGCAGACTGAGTGGGCGCATGTGCAGGGTCTGGACCTAGCCGATCCCCGATATGACGAACCACTACCGATAGACATTCTCCTTGGAGCGGATGTTTTTCCGTATATCATAAGTGGAGATCGACGAGAAGATACCGTCAATCAACCTGTGGCACTTAAAACCGTGTTTGGATGGGTGCTCATGGGACGGTCAGCCCCAAATCCGTCAAATAGTACGACTTCACTTTTTGCGTCTATAGACCCCATCGACAAAATACTACGCAAGTTTTGGGAAATTGAAGAGCTCCCTACGGTGGAAAAGACCAGTCCGGCAGAACAAAAATGCGAAGAGATCTATCGTACCACCACTACTCGACAGTCGGATGGTCGATATATAGTACATCTGCCATTCACCCATGATCCACCTCCTATTGGGAGATCATACCATCTAGCACACACACGGCTCATACATCTGGGATCTAGGCTTTCAAAATCCACGGATCATAGACATGATTATAACGGGGCCATGCAAGATTCTTTAGACTCCGGACATATGAGTTATGTAGACAACACTGAGGGCATTGATAACACATCTTTTTACATACCACACCACGGTGTAGTGAAACCCGGAAGTACGACTACCAAGCTCCGTGTTTTTTACGATGCGTCAGCCCTATCTTCAAACGGAAAATCTTTAAATGATTACTTGTTTATGGGGCCCAAACTTCTACAGGATCTACCAGGAATCATTTTACGTTTTCGTTTGCACGCAGTAGTGTTCACCACTGATATCAAACAGATGTTCCGGCAGATTGTTGTCACTCCAAAACATAGACCATACCAACGCCTTCTTTTCCGATTCCAGCCCTCGGACCCTGTTCAGACGTACGAAATGTCCACTGTTACATTTGGCCAACGATCATCTCCATTCCTTGCAATTAGAACATTACATCAATTAGCTGAGGATGAAGCCAAAGCATACCCTAAGGTGCAAAAGGTCATATATCAAGACCTCTACGTGGACGATGTCGTTACCGGAGCTGACTCGGAAGAAGAGGCTCTTAAACTCCAACAAGAggttataaaagtatttgagcGGGGTAAGTTTGAGCTCCGAAAGTGGTCCAGCAATGCACCCGCATTATTAGAGGCCGTTCCGATTGGACATCGTAAAACCCGATAA